The Gemmatimonadota bacterium genome has a segment encoding these proteins:
- a CDS encoding DUF1015 domain-containing protein gives MPTIDPVARALVPVDSAAAAAISALNYDEFQSDGEAWDILQRQPKSVLRVTMPQCDVPTRDALLDEHAPETLARAGENLQALARDPITRTLTNILWVYEITVPSDPSIRQIGLGGMGRTNEIRTPDNPSGSIIRNEGVRESKARGRAELTAATRADMGMVNNAVDDERGDFYSALDVHARNHPVSFETRDEEGNRHRVWIVQDPATIQGFQQLLAREPQAYVADGNHRSAAAAMLGYEHFLTVFFPARTMTIAPYNRLVDTGGLSRDQLRATLETTFEVEAAPVVGPWQPTHTHDIGLYDGARWLRLRPRPGTFDPADAAQDIDADIVQQHLFATALGITDARDDRITYVGANRDERWLQAEVDAGRHGIAVTLPPVTMTQFVRICRQNQLMPPKSTWFIPKIRIGLVMALL, from the coding sequence GTGCCTACGATCGATCCCGTCGCGCGCGCCCTTGTGCCGGTGGATTCCGCCGCCGCTGCCGCCATCTCCGCCCTCAACTACGACGAGTTCCAGAGCGATGGTGAAGCATGGGATATCCTGCAGCGGCAACCCAAATCCGTCCTCCGGGTCACGATGCCGCAGTGCGACGTCCCGACCCGCGATGCGCTGCTGGACGAGCACGCCCCCGAGACCCTGGCGCGCGCCGGCGAAAACCTTCAGGCGCTGGCGCGCGACCCGATCACGCGGACCCTCACCAACATCCTGTGGGTCTACGAGATCACGGTGCCGAGCGACCCGTCCATACGGCAGATCGGGCTCGGGGGAATGGGGCGGACCAATGAGATCCGGACTCCGGACAACCCCTCGGGCAGCATCATTCGCAACGAGGGGGTCCGGGAGTCCAAGGCTCGAGGGCGTGCCGAGCTGACGGCGGCGACGCGCGCCGACATGGGGATGGTGAACAACGCGGTGGACGATGAGCGCGGAGACTTCTACTCCGCCCTCGACGTGCACGCGCGGAACCACCCGGTGTCATTCGAGACGCGTGACGAGGAAGGCAACCGGCATCGCGTGTGGATCGTGCAGGATCCCGCAACCATCCAGGGCTTCCAGCAACTCCTGGCCCGGGAACCGCAGGCCTACGTGGCGGATGGGAACCACCGGAGCGCCGCTGCGGCCATGTTGGGGTATGAGCACTTCCTGACGGTGTTCTTTCCCGCGCGGACGATGACGATCGCGCCGTACAACCGGCTCGTGGACACGGGCGGTCTCTCCCGCGACCAGCTCCGGGCGACCCTGGAAACGACCTTCGAGGTCGAAGCCGCACCCGTGGTCGGTCCCTGGCAACCGACGCACACGCACGACATCGGGCTGTACGACGGTGCCCGTTGGCTACGCCTGCGTCCGCGGCCCGGGACGTTCGATCCCGCCGATGCCGCCCAGGACATCGACGCCGACATCGTCCAGCAGCACCTGTTTGCCACGGCCCTGGGCATCACCGATGCGCGGGACGATCGCATCACCTACGTCGGCGCGAATCGTGACGAGCGGTGGTTGCAGGCCGAAGTCGACGCCGGGCGCCATGGCATTGCCGTGACCTTGCCACCGGTCACGATGACGCAATTCGTGCGCATCTGCCGCCAGAACCAGTTGATGCCGCCAAAGTCCACCTGGTTCATCCCGAAGATCCGCATTGGCCTCGTGATGGCATTGCTTTAA
- a CDS encoding Ig-like domain-containing protein, with the protein MRIRTGRWRTWLLAPLVLMGCEGLDDALTPGREASALPARVAMFASLPATSATTTVELGVVGRYLRTDGTTGRLLERTVALTNAAEQAVPLAVDLGACLADAQRRTGPDGKGCQVTLAVALMVDGATVDRQLIGPLLLQPGATAQVPEPVSLFEIDAVEVRGPLGLLPDGAALSSIVGSPVALRATIRDRAGVAVTGRVVSWSSDAPAVATVDSAGTVTALAAGTAQITATHGAVSRHVALRVARPPVEVVVRPGLGAGVGRIVSTPAGLDCVLGGGVGRGSCSALFAADSMVRLQASSESGSRFAAWGASCDGAAATCQLVVDAPRVVTAGFVALRRVAVVGDGDGRGSAVGGGLDCRIDGRDAQGTCTVTVAEGERLTVRAVAAVATTADAESRFAAWGGACRTAGSATCELDVAADDVTLRLGFHAPRVVSVQLDGDGSGRVDGHGVSCAGSAATLTGNCRVSVAHGTAITLRAVPVAGSRFVSWSGACAAAGDASTCDVIADRALSARAAFAAGRELVVEPGGGDGEGRVMGPGGLDCVVKGNAVAGTCRVMISADSAQLEAMVAGTPRRQTFGGWESGCAIPANHRCVARLADGRTVVRPRFHDEQRLVLSVGGKGAGQVTASAAALACTLAVGGRVSGVCAASEPWGTNVTLQAVADARSAFAGWSGECQPLTATTCTTRLVAARQVTATFVPRQVPLTLSGVGDGEGTLLVNGQPACVQVLGGASPTCDILVNVGAVVTVTVAPAASSVFQGFVGDCLATTCQLNVDAPRGVRSRIALRRFTLTTTPSGAGGGVTTVNGTAACTLVPGTSPAPCQMSIAWGTTLQLVNTPAVGSVLASLGGACVLGTPCTIRVTGDVQVAPRFEPGLRVELLPGGTGGGSLSALGLTCTLAGGVVSGSCVGYVLPGASLTIAAQPDANSQLQGWVGGCRATVGATCVTPILEPQRITARFAPVP; encoded by the coding sequence ATGCGTATACGGACAGGCAGGTGGCGGACGTGGCTGTTGGCGCCGTTGGTCCTCATGGGATGTGAGGGACTCGACGACGCGTTGACGCCCGGTCGGGAAGCGTCCGCGCTGCCGGCGCGGGTGGCAATGTTCGCGTCTCTGCCGGCGACGAGCGCGACGACGACCGTTGAGCTGGGCGTGGTCGGCCGGTACCTGCGCACGGACGGCACCACCGGGCGCCTCCTGGAGCGTACCGTGGCGTTGACAAATGCCGCTGAGCAGGCCGTGCCATTGGCGGTCGACCTCGGGGCCTGTTTGGCCGACGCACAGCGTCGCACCGGTCCGGACGGGAAGGGCTGTCAGGTCACGCTGGCGGTCGCCCTGATGGTGGACGGCGCCACCGTGGATCGCCAGCTCATCGGTCCTCTGTTGCTCCAGCCGGGAGCCACGGCGCAGGTGCCGGAGCCGGTCTCTCTGTTCGAGATCGACGCGGTGGAGGTCCGCGGTCCCTTGGGCCTGCTCCCCGACGGCGCGGCGTTGTCGTCGATCGTGGGTAGCCCGGTGGCGCTGCGTGCAACGATCCGTGATCGCGCCGGAGTCGCCGTGACGGGGCGGGTGGTCAGCTGGAGCTCGGACGCCCCTGCCGTGGCCACGGTCGACAGCGCGGGGACGGTGACCGCCCTTGCCGCCGGCACCGCACAAATCACGGCGACTCATGGCGCGGTGTCGCGGCACGTGGCACTGCGGGTGGCGCGTCCACCGGTGGAAGTGGTGGTCCGACCAGGCCTTGGCGCTGGGGTCGGGCGCATCGTGTCAACGCCCGCCGGACTTGACTGTGTCCTGGGCGGAGGTGTCGGACGGGGCAGCTGTTCGGCATTGTTTGCCGCCGATTCGATGGTCCGGCTGCAGGCATCCTCCGAGTCGGGGAGTCGATTCGCGGCATGGGGCGCGTCCTGCGACGGCGCGGCCGCAACCTGCCAGTTGGTCGTGGACGCTCCCCGCGTCGTGACCGCCGGCTTCGTGGCGCTTCGTCGCGTCGCCGTGGTCGGCGATGGGGATGGGCGCGGGAGTGCGGTCGGCGGCGGGCTCGATTGCCGGATTGATGGCCGAGACGCGCAGGGGACCTGCACCGTGACCGTTGCTGAGGGTGAGCGCCTCACGGTCCGCGCGGTCGCGGCGGTCGCGACCACTGCGGACGCAGAGTCGCGGTTCGCCGCCTGGGGTGGTGCGTGTCGCACGGCCGGCAGCGCGACCTGCGAACTCGATGTCGCGGCGGATGACGTCACGCTCCGCCTGGGCTTCCACGCGCCGCGCGTCGTGTCGGTCCAATTGGACGGCGATGGCAGCGGCCGTGTAGACGGACACGGGGTGAGCTGTGCCGGCAGCGCGGCCACCCTAACGGGGAACTGTCGCGTGAGTGTGGCGCATGGCACCGCGATCACGCTGCGTGCCGTGCCGGTGGCCGGCTCGCGCTTTGTCAGTTGGAGTGGGGCCTGCGCGGCGGCCGGTGACGCGTCGACCTGTGACGTCATCGCAGATCGCGCGCTCTCCGCGCGTGCCGCGTTCGCGGCTGGCCGCGAGTTGGTCGTGGAACCCGGTGGTGGAGATGGCGAGGGGCGCGTGATGGGTCCGGGCGGCCTCGATTGCGTGGTGAAGGGCAACGCGGTGGCCGGGACCTGCCGAGTGATGATCAGCGCGGACAGTGCCCAGCTGGAGGCGATGGTCGCCGGCACGCCGCGGCGACAGACGTTTGGTGGGTGGGAGAGTGGCTGTGCGATCCCGGCGAACCACCGTTGCGTCGCACGCCTGGCGGACGGGCGAACGGTTGTTCGTCCCCGATTCCACGATGAACAGCGGCTGGTCCTGTCCGTGGGCGGGAAGGGCGCGGGCCAGGTGACGGCCTCGGCGGCCGCGCTCGCGTGCACCCTGGCGGTCGGCGGGCGCGTGAGCGGGGTCTGCGCGGCATCGGAACCCTGGGGGACAAACGTCACACTGCAGGCTGTCGCGGACGCCCGGTCCGCCTTCGCCGGGTGGAGCGGCGAGTGTCAGCCACTGACCGCGACGACCTGCACGACCCGCCTCGTGGCCGCACGCCAGGTGACGGCGACCTTCGTCCCACGGCAGGTGCCGCTGACCCTCAGCGGGGTGGGCGACGGGGAGGGAACGCTCCTCGTGAATGGCCAGCCGGCGTGCGTCCAGGTGCTCGGGGGCGCGTCACCGACGTGTGACATCCTGGTGAACGTGGGCGCGGTGGTGACGGTGACGGTGGCCCCGGCGGCGTCGAGTGTGTTCCAGGGGTTCGTCGGCGATTGTCTGGCCACCACCTGCCAGCTGAACGTGGATGCGCCCCGTGGTGTGAGGTCTCGCATCGCCCTGCGTCGCTTCACGCTGACGACGACCCCGTCCGGGGCGGGCGGGGGCGTCACGACGGTCAATGGAACCGCGGCCTGTACCCTCGTGCCCGGCACGTCGCCGGCGCCGTGCCAGATGTCCATCGCGTGGGGCACGACCCTTCAGCTGGTCAATACTCCAGCGGTGGGAAGCGTGCTCGCGTCACTGGGTGGGGCGTGCGTCCTGGGAACGCCATGCACCATTCGGGTCACCGGTGACGTCCAGGTAGCCCCACGGTTCGAACCCGGGCTGCGGGTCGAGTTGTTGCCCGGCGGGACCGGTGGTGGATCGCTCAGCGCCCTGGGGCTGACGTGCACCCTGGCCGGTGGCGTGGTGTCCGGGAGTTGCGTGGGCTACGTGCTGCCCGGTGCATCCCTCACGATTGCGGCGCAGCCGGACGCCAACTCGCAGCTGCAGGGCTGGGTCGGTGGTTGCCGCGCGACGGTTGGCGCCACCTGTGTCACCCCCATCCTGGAGCCCCAACGCATCACCGCGCGATTCGCGCCGGTTCCCTGA
- a CDS encoding protein kinase — translation MCSVTYPDASVFCAADGATLILENGGNDLVGSVVADRYLVERLLGEGGMGRVYLARHVRLPQQAAIKVLHPGMIADPEAVARFNREAANAARIENDRVARVFDFGETREGSVYLAMEYVPGRSLHALISDVGRLSPVRAARITYQVAEGLDAAHRIGIVHRDLKPDNIMVVTDESGADRCKVVDFGIAKAADSGSRTRLTRTGMIVGTPEFMSPEQFLGEELDARSDVYALALVAYNALTGTLPFVAATPERAMAARMMEAPRPLAEALPGQAWPAELQAVFDRALDRDPGNRTASALEFGEAVVAAVEAWTGEAVLRGRTPLNTRAVTPSSSVAVPTSRATPAGVPMAPPPTPASTPAGDSRSRALVVGVAVVLLAIVGYIATRRPEAPTAAPGLVTETPAQASDTAIQPNVPQRRPVGPDGAAPTPQLASPAASPLTPPTGSQTTATNTTALETDPGALAERDSLQEVLRDDASGEAEARAAIPALERLLPRMANATDSTWTYLALVNAHGQAGSPSTRACTALRNAERLAATAAQRAMVTNLFDSPVLACVR, via the coding sequence GTGTGCTCTGTCACCTATCCCGATGCGAGCGTGTTCTGCGCCGCAGATGGGGCCACTCTCATCTTGGAGAATGGTGGCAACGACCTGGTCGGCAGCGTGGTCGCGGATCGCTACCTCGTGGAGCGGCTGCTTGGCGAGGGCGGGATGGGGCGCGTGTACCTGGCGCGGCACGTGCGCCTGCCGCAGCAAGCGGCGATCAAGGTGTTGCACCCGGGGATGATCGCCGATCCCGAGGCCGTCGCGCGCTTCAATCGCGAGGCCGCGAATGCGGCGCGCATTGAGAACGATCGGGTGGCGCGCGTGTTTGACTTCGGTGAAACGCGAGAGGGCTCGGTCTACCTGGCGATGGAGTATGTGCCAGGGCGGAGCCTGCACGCCCTGATCAGCGACGTGGGACGCCTGTCCCCGGTGCGCGCCGCGCGCATCACCTATCAGGTGGCGGAGGGGCTGGATGCGGCGCACCGCATCGGGATCGTGCATCGCGACCTCAAGCCCGACAACATCATGGTGGTCACCGATGAATCCGGCGCGGATCGGTGCAAGGTCGTGGACTTCGGGATCGCGAAGGCGGCTGACAGCGGATCGCGCACCCGCCTCACGCGGACGGGCATGATCGTCGGGACGCCGGAGTTCATGAGCCCTGAACAGTTCCTGGGCGAGGAGCTGGACGCGCGCAGCGATGTGTATGCCCTGGCGTTGGTGGCCTACAACGCCCTGACCGGGACCCTGCCATTTGTCGCCGCGACGCCGGAGCGAGCGATGGCGGCGCGCATGATGGAGGCGCCGCGGCCGCTGGCGGAGGCCCTGCCCGGCCAGGCGTGGCCGGCGGAGCTGCAAGCCGTGTTTGACCGTGCCCTGGACCGCGACCCCGGGAACCGTACGGCGAGCGCCCTGGAGTTCGGTGAGGCGGTGGTTGCCGCCGTGGAGGCATGGACGGGCGAAGCGGTATTGCGAGGCCGGACGCCCCTCAATACGCGGGCGGTGACGCCGTCATCGAGTGTTGCGGTCCCCACGTCGAGAGCGACGCCGGCGGGCGTGCCCATGGCTCCACCGCCGACGCCGGCCTCTACGCCGGCCGGCGACAGCCGGTCACGCGCCCTGGTGGTGGGGGTGGCGGTCGTCCTGTTGGCGATCGTCGGCTACATCGCGACACGACGCCCCGAGGCGCCGACTGCCGCGCCAGGTCTCGTCACCGAAACCCCGGCTCAGGCCAGTGATACGGCGATCCAACCGAACGTGCCGCAGCGCAGGCCCGTTGGACCGGACGGCGCCGCACCCACACCGCAGCTGGCGTCCCCAGCCGCGTCACCACTGACACCGCCGACGGGTTCACAGACGACGGCGACGAATACCACGGCGCTGGAAACCGATCCGGGCGCGCTCGCGGAGCGTGATTCGTTGCAGGAGGTCCTTCGCGACGACGCCAGTGGTGAGGCCGAGGCGCGTGCGGCCATTCCGGCGCTCGAACGCCTGCTGCCGCGGATGGCGAACGCCACCGACAGTACCTGGACCTACCTGGCCCTCGTCAATGCGCACGGCCAGGCCGGGTCGCCATCGACGCGCGCGTGTACTGCCTTGCGGAATGCCGAGCGATTGGCAGCGACCGCGGCACAGCGCGCGATGGTCACCAACCTGTTTGACTCGCCAGTATTGGCGTGTGTGCGGTGA
- the gyrA gene encoding DNA gyrase subunit A has protein sequence MTAPNQRERILPRLIDEEIKESFINYSMSVIVSRALPDVRDGLKPVHRRILFAMNDLGLTPGRPYKKSATVVGEVLGKYHPHGDSAVYDALVRMVQEFSLRYPLVDGQGNFGSVEGDPAAAYRYTEAKLTTMAIELLNDIDKNTVDVAPNFDDRLTEPKVLPAAFPNLLVNGSSGIAVGMATNIPPHNMREVIAATIALIDNPDITVDELRTHVTGPDFPTGGYIYGRAGIKDYQETGRGKIVMRARAIIEEKESSNKSQIVVTEVPYQVNPTRIMEEIVDLVKEKKIEGITALRNESDRDGMRIVIELRRDAIPRVVLNQLYKHTQMQSSFGVIMLALVPDAQTKQLVPKVMPLKECLQHYIAHRHEVIVRRTQHDLDKALEHEHILEGLKIAVDNIDAVIKIIRGAKDTESASNQLQKQFKLSERQAQAILNMRLARLTGLEISKLEEELKEVRGTIKALRTLLESKAQRLALMKDELLQVAETYGDDRRTEITSDEGEFTIEDLIAEEDMVVTVSHGGYIKRTSISTYKKQRRGGKGLTGAELRDEDFIERMYVGSTHDYILVFTDDGRCYWLKVYEIPQAGRATKGKPIVNLINVSEDTKIRAMVFVRDFPADQFLLFCTKGGTVKKTALSEYSNPRTTGIKAVKVEAGDELMDVQITHGTNDIVLATWHGMSVRFHESDVREMGRDTTGVKGIELAPDDRVVGMVVVKREATLLVVTEKGLGKCTNIADYRVQKRGGKGIITVNRTEKTGNVVTLMEVLAEDEIMIITKSGMIIRSPVSQVRVAGRNTQGVRLVNLDGTDTVTAVARVVPEEEKEGDDVDGVTTADDGAGTAE, from the coding sequence ATGACCGCTCCCAACCAGCGCGAGCGCATTCTGCCGCGCCTGATCGACGAAGAGATCAAGGAATCGTTCATCAACTATTCGATGAGCGTGATCGTGTCACGCGCGCTGCCGGATGTGCGGGACGGGCTCAAGCCCGTGCACCGCCGCATCCTGTTCGCCATGAACGATCTGGGGCTCACGCCGGGGCGGCCCTACAAGAAGTCAGCGACGGTGGTGGGTGAGGTGCTCGGCAAGTACCACCCGCACGGCGACAGCGCCGTGTATGACGCCTTGGTGCGTATGGTCCAGGAGTTTTCCTTGCGATATCCCCTCGTGGACGGGCAGGGGAATTTTGGTTCGGTGGAAGGGGATCCGGCGGCCGCCTATCGGTACACCGAGGCCAAGCTCACCACGATGGCGATCGAGTTGCTGAACGACATCGACAAGAACACCGTCGACGTTGCGCCCAATTTTGATGATCGCCTGACCGAGCCGAAGGTCCTCCCGGCCGCCTTCCCCAACCTGCTGGTGAATGGGTCGTCGGGGATCGCCGTCGGCATGGCGACCAACATCCCGCCGCACAACATGCGGGAAGTGATCGCGGCGACCATCGCCCTGATCGACAACCCGGACATCACGGTGGACGAACTGCGGACCCACGTGACGGGGCCGGACTTTCCGACCGGCGGGTACATCTACGGGCGCGCGGGGATCAAGGACTACCAGGAGACGGGTCGCGGCAAGATCGTCATGCGCGCGCGTGCGATCATTGAGGAGAAGGAGTCCTCGAACAAGTCCCAGATCGTCGTCACGGAGGTGCCGTACCAGGTCAACCCGACGCGCATCATGGAGGAGATCGTCGACCTGGTGAAGGAGAAGAAGATCGAGGGGATCACGGCGCTGCGGAACGAGTCGGACCGCGATGGGATGCGGATCGTGATCGAGCTGCGGCGGGACGCGATCCCGCGGGTGGTGCTGAACCAGCTCTACAAGCACACGCAGATGCAGTCGTCGTTTGGTGTGATCATGCTGGCCCTCGTGCCGGATGCCCAGACGAAGCAGCTGGTCCCCAAGGTGATGCCGCTCAAGGAGTGCCTGCAGCACTACATCGCGCACCGGCACGAGGTCATCGTCCGGCGCACGCAGCATGACCTGGACAAGGCGCTCGAGCACGAGCACATCCTCGAGGGGCTCAAGATCGCGGTCGACAACATCGATGCGGTCATCAAGATCATTCGGGGCGCGAAGGATACGGAGTCGGCCAGCAACCAGCTGCAGAAGCAGTTCAAGCTGTCCGAGCGGCAGGCGCAGGCCATTCTCAACATGCGCCTCGCCCGGCTCACGGGCCTGGAGATCTCCAAGCTCGAGGAAGAACTCAAGGAAGTGCGCGGGACCATCAAGGCGCTCCGCACCCTGCTGGAGTCCAAGGCGCAGCGACTGGCCCTGATGAAGGACGAACTGCTCCAGGTCGCCGAGACCTACGGCGACGACCGGCGCACCGAAATCACGAGCGACGAGGGTGAGTTCACGATCGAGGACCTGATCGCCGAGGAAGACATGGTGGTCACCGTGTCCCACGGTGGTTACATCAAGCGCACCTCGATCTCCACGTACAAGAAGCAGCGCCGTGGGGGCAAGGGCCTCACCGGGGCTGAGTTGCGCGACGAGGACTTCATCGAGCGCATGTACGTCGGAAGCACCCACGACTACATCCTGGTCTTCACCGACGATGGGCGCTGCTACTGGCTCAAGGTCTACGAGATCCCGCAGGCCGGGCGCGCCACCAAGGGCAAGCCGATCGTCAACCTGATCAACGTGTCCGAGGACACCAAGATCCGCGCGATGGTCTTTGTGCGCGACTTCCCGGCCGACCAGTTCCTCCTCTTCTGCACCAAGGGTGGCACGGTCAAGAAGACGGCCCTCTCCGAATACTCCAACCCGCGCACGACCGGGATCAAGGCGGTCAAGGTCGAAGCAGGCGACGAGTTGATGGACGTGCAGATCACGCACGGCACCAACGACATCGTGCTGGCCACCTGGCACGGCATGTCGGTGCGGTTCCACGAGAGCGATGTGCGCGAGATGGGACGCGACACGACCGGCGTGAAGGGGATCGAGCTGGCCCCGGACGATCGCGTGGTCGGCATGGTGGTCGTCAAGCGTGAGGCGACCCTGCTGGTGGTCACCGAGAAGGGTCTCGGCAAGTGCACCAACATCGCCGACTACCGCGTGCAGAAGCGCGGCGGCAAGGGGATCATCACGGTCAACCGGACGGAAAAAACCGGCAACGTCGTGACCCTGATGGAAGTGCTCGCCGAGGACGAGATCATGATCATCACCAAGAGCGGGATGATCATCCGGTCCCCCGTGTCGCAGGTGCGGGTCGCCGGGCGCAACACCCAGGGGGTACGGCTGGTGAACCTCGACGGGACGGATACGGTCACCGCCGTGGCGCGCGTGGTGCCGGAGGAAGAGAAGGAAGGGGACGACGTGGATGGGGTGACCACCGCGGACGATGGTGCGGGGACTGCGGAGTAG
- a CDS encoding futalosine hydrolase has protein sequence MIRVDEILVVAATPRELATAGGWRTLQCGVGPVEAAACTAAALAGGQVRALLHVGIAGARRAAGIPIGALVIGTASVYADLGVGPEWAPHELVPDPTLLAAVRTALPGTAETVIGTSARIGGCATPVEAMEGFAVLRAAQLAGVPAIEVRAISNMVEDEDRALWQFDKALAAITSATPRLVEAIARA, from the coding sequence ATGATCCGTGTCGATGAGATCCTGGTCGTCGCCGCAACCCCGCGCGAGCTGGCGACCGCCGGTGGATGGCGGACGCTGCAATGCGGAGTTGGTCCCGTCGAGGCCGCGGCGTGTACCGCTGCCGCGCTCGCCGGCGGTCAGGTGCGAGCCCTCCTCCACGTCGGCATCGCGGGGGCGCGCCGCGCGGCGGGTATCCCGATTGGCGCGCTGGTCATCGGGACCGCATCAGTCTATGCCGACCTCGGCGTGGGGCCGGAGTGGGCGCCGCACGAGCTGGTGCCAGATCCCACGCTCCTTGCTGCGGTCCGCACGGCACTGCCCGGCACGGCTGAGACCGTCATAGGGACCAGCGCGCGGATCGGTGGGTGTGCAACGCCGGTGGAGGCCATGGAGGGATTCGCCGTCTTGCGTGCCGCACAGCTCGCCGGGGTCCCCGCAATCGAGGTGCGGGCGATCTCCAACATGGTCGAGGACGAGGATCGCGCCCTCTGGCAGTTTGACAAAGCGTTGGCCGCCATCACGTCCGCCACGCCTCGCCTGGTGGAGGCGATCGCCCGTGCGTGA
- a CDS encoding 1,4-dihydroxy-6-naphthoate synthase, with protein sequence MRELTFGYSPCPNDTFAFHALAHGLVEAPFRVRPVLLDIEELNRRAHDAAFDLTKLSVGAFAAVGDRYRLLRSGAALGHGVGPLVVARVACSLEEAVAGRLAIPGKETTAYRLLRLAAPPVGEVREMRYDRILGAVARGEVDAGLIIHESRFTYADHGLVQVADLGAWWERETSLPVPLAGICGRADLPEELLLSVEEAIRASVQYAFDHPAASREYVRAHAQEMSDEVCDQHIRLYVNAHSLDLGADGQRAIARLVASA encoded by the coding sequence GTGCGTGAGCTCACGTTTGGCTATTCGCCGTGCCCCAACGACACGTTCGCCTTTCACGCGTTGGCGCACGGACTGGTAGAAGCGCCCTTTCGCGTGCGGCCCGTGCTGCTCGACATCGAGGAACTCAACCGGCGGGCACACGACGCGGCGTTTGACCTGACCAAGCTGAGCGTCGGGGCCTTTGCCGCGGTCGGCGATCGGTACCGCCTGCTCCGCAGCGGCGCCGCGTTAGGGCACGGTGTGGGTCCGCTCGTGGTGGCGCGGGTGGCCTGCTCCCTCGAGGAGGCGGTTGCCGGGCGCCTGGCGATCCCGGGGAAGGAGACGACCGCGTACCGGCTGTTGCGGCTCGCCGCTCCGCCGGTTGGAGAGGTGCGGGAGATGCGCTACGACCGAATCCTCGGTGCGGTGGCGCGTGGAGAGGTCGACGCCGGACTCATCATCCACGAAAGCCGATTTACCTATGCGGACCACGGCCTGGTTCAGGTGGCGGATCTGGGCGCGTGGTGGGAGCGGGAGACGTCGCTGCCCGTTCCGCTCGCCGGAATCTGTGGGCGGGCGGACCTGCCAGAGGAGTTGCTCCTGTCGGTGGAAGAGGCCATCCGGGCCTCGGTCCAGTACGCCTTCGACCACCCGGCGGCCAGTCGGGAGTACGTACGGGCGCATGCTCAGGAGATGTCGGACGAGGTGTGCGACCAGCACATTCGCCTGTACGTCAATGCCCACAGCCTGGACCTTGGGGCCGACGGCCAGCGCGCCATCGCGCGACTGGTGGCCTCCGCGTAG
- a CDS encoding aromatic ring-hydroxylating dioxygenase subunit alpha, with the protein MTAQHARTELDDADLAVVPVERSETIPSKWYTAPDFHAVDRDAVFARSWQGVGHTSMLANPGDYFLATVADNPVIVLRDREGTIRAFYNVCRHRGGPLALEPSGCVRALTCKYHGWTYLLDGTLRGVPQFDRTELFDKRDYGLVPVAVDTWQGFLFVCLEPERVPSLSTVMAGIAERIAPITLEQHRLVHRVDYDVPANWKVYVDNYLEGYHIPHVHPELNKALDYLSYVTEVGPWHTLQHSPLVGDNIYTSEAGAEAFYYWVYPNLMFNILPHRVQVNLVLPDGPDRCRVIFWYYYTDPDAPGRAAQIQRDIDYSDMVQREDREICERVQAGLRSRAYDRGRFSVEMESGVYHFQRLLKSAYRHWRDAAGASDR; encoded by the coding sequence ATGACGGCTCAACACGCACGGACCGAGCTGGACGATGCCGACCTCGCGGTCGTTCCCGTCGAGCGCTCGGAAACCATCCCCTCCAAGTGGTACACCGCACCCGATTTTCACGCGGTGGACCGAGACGCGGTCTTCGCCCGAAGCTGGCAGGGCGTCGGCCACACGAGCATGCTCGCCAACCCCGGGGACTACTTCCTCGCGACCGTCGCCGACAACCCGGTCATCGTGTTGCGCGATCGCGAGGGCACGATCCGCGCGTTCTACAACGTGTGCAGGCACCGCGGCGGCCCGCTGGCCCTCGAACCGTCGGGCTGCGTCAGGGCGTTGACCTGCAAGTACCACGGGTGGACCTACCTGCTTGACGGCACCCTCCGCGGTGTCCCCCAGTTCGACCGCACCGAGCTGTTCGACAAGCGCGACTATGGGCTGGTCCCGGTGGCCGTGGACACCTGGCAGGGATTCCTGTTCGTGTGCCTGGAGCCGGAGCGGGTCCCTTCCCTGTCGACGGTGATGGCGGGAATCGCCGAGCGCATCGCGCCCATCACACTGGAGCAGCATCGCCTGGTGCATCGGGTGGACTACGACGTGCCCGCGAACTGGAAGGTCTACGTCGACAACTACCTCGAGGGCTACCACATCCCGCACGTCCATCCCGAGCTGAACAAGGCGCTGGACTACCTGTCGTACGTCACGGAAGTCGGGCCGTGGCACACCCTGCAGCACTCGCCCCTGGTGGGCGACAACATCTACACGAGTGAAGCCGGCGCGGAGGCGTTCTACTACTGGGTCTATCCCAACCTCATGTTCAATATCCTGCCGCATCGCGTGCAGGTGAACCTGGTCCTCCCCGACGGGCCGGATCGCTGTCGTGTCATCTTTTGGTACTACTACACCGACCCCGACGCCCCGGGACGCGCCGCCCAGATCCAGCGCGACATCGACTACAGTGACATGGTCCAGCGCGAGGATCGGGAGATCTGTGAACGCGTGCAGGCAGGATTGCGTTCACGCGCCTATGATCGCGGACGGTTTTCCGTCGAGATGGAGTCGGGCGTCTACCACTTCCAGCGCCTGCTGAAGTCGGCCTACCGCCACTGGCGGGACGCGGCTGGAGCGAGCGATCGTTAG